The stretch of DNA TTGTTTCGTAATACATTATTAAAAGAAAAAACATCAAGCGGCAAACTTTTAAAATTTAAAACCTCAGCGCCCGGGAAACAAACAGATGCAGACTGTATTAAATCTCGCAGCTCATCATAATTTCCAGGAAAATCATAATACATTAAAAAACTTATCACTTGAGGCGAAATATATTTTATCCGCGGAGCATGTTTTATTAAGTAAGACAAAGCAATAATTGGGATATCTTCACGTCTTAAACGAAGAGGAGGCAATTCCAAGGTTTCAAAGCCAGAGAATCTTTCTTTATTGCAAACAGACAAGATTATTCTCACAGGACTTTTTTTCTCTTTTATAAAATGAGCGACACTTAAACAAAAGGCCTCAGGAATAGAATCAACACCAGAAAGAAAAATTGTTCCGGGGAAATTATTTTTATTTTCAATTCCTTCTTCCTCCGAAAAGGAGAGCAATTCTTTTAAAGTCAAGAAAAAATGCGCCTCGGAAAGATTTTTATCAAAAGAAGCGATATCTATCTTAGAAAAACGCCTGTCAGAATTTCTCCCGTGGCGGTGTAAAATTTTTGCTATAACCTCTCTGCTTATCCCTTTTTCTCCGTAAATTACAAGATCATTTGTATCAATTGCAAGTTTTTTTATCTTTTCAAGAAGTTCGCTTATAACAGGGCTAACTCCCTCCAGCCATTCTGTATCACTTAGCCCGGAAAAATCCAAATCAAAAACCTCATGAGTCTCAATGGCTTTCCCCACAGAATTTACTAAAATTTCCGAGTCAAAAGGTTTTCGCAAAAAATCCAAAACGCCAAGCTTGGTAGCTTGAACCGCAAGGGGGATGCTATTTGATGAAGAAAACATTATAACTTTATTTAATGGCAGTTTTTTGCGGAGCTCACGAAAAATCATTAATCCGTCCCTTTCTTTCAAATCAAAGTCCATTAAAATAAGCTTATACTTAGGGTTGGAAGCTTCTTGTAAAAATTTTTCTTCCGCCTCTGAGCAAGTAACATCATAAGATGAAAGAATCTCAGTTATCTGTTCAGCTAACTCCTGATCATCTTCTAATAAAAGTATTTTCTGTTTATTTTCAGACATTTTCCAATTCTCAAGTTGAATTATAGCAACTCTTATTCAATGGGTAAAGGCCTTTTAATTGACAGACAGCTTTAACCCCGATTATCCATACTCGAGTAATGTTTGACAATTTGTTAGTTATTGATTCTGGCGTGAACCCCTATTATCCTAATCGGGGGGAAGGGTATGAGTCTCCACAAAATAGATATCCCATTCTACTTTAAACGTTCCTTCCTCTTCGCCAAAACGCGAAAGAAGCCGTCTCTTGGTTAAAAGCCCTTTATTCCTAACTTCCAAGGGATTCTGTCCTCCTATATTTTTCAGATAACTAAAAAAAGAGAAAACATCTCTATACTCTTTCACAATTATTTTCTCTTCAAGCTTTACTTTATTAAAATATTTATTCAAGCATCTTTCAAGCTCAATTTTTGAAGGGAATTTATTTACAGAGAGGCCGACTCTTCTGATATTGTTAAAAGTGGCAGGGCCAAAGGTAGTAAAAAAGAAAGCCCCGTCTTTCTTTAAAAAAGAAGGAATCTTAGAAAAGACCTTTTTATAATCCATCCACTGAAAAGAAGCATTTGCAACAACCAAATCAAACTGCTTATTTTTAAAAGACAAAGACTCCCCATCCTCCACATAAAAAGAGACATTCTCATTTTTTATTCTTGAAGAAGCAATTTCAATCATCCCCGGGGCAATATCAATCCCTACAATTTTGGCAGAAGGAAATCTGCTTGAAAGGATAGACGCCAATCTTCCCGTTCCGCAACCGATATCTAAAATATGCTTATAATCATCACGGCAAAAAATCTTTTTAAGAAGCATCTCCATCATTTCAAGCTGTACATCAGCGCACTGATCATAAGTTAAAGCGCTTTTTGAAAAATTATCTCTTATCTTATCTTTATCCATAATCTGTTAAATATTATGACACAAACCCTGAGCATTCCAGGAAAACACGGCAGTCTTGTTATGTAAGTCTTATCTCTACAGACTTTTTATGGGCATCTAAACCTTCAACACCAGCAAGCATTACAACATCATCGCGGATTTTTGCGAGGGCTCTTTTAGAGTATTTCAATACACTCTGCTTCTTAATAAAATCATAAACGCCAAGAGGAGATGAAAATCTGGCTGTTGTATAAGTAGGCAAAACATGATTAGGCCCCGCACCATAATCTCCAATCGCCACAGGGGAAAATTCCCCAACAAAAACTGCCCCCGAATTTTTTATTCCAGTTAAAAACTTGTCAGGCTTTGAAATAAAAAGTTCAAGATGCTCAGGCGAAATTCTATTTGCAATATCAATAGAATCTTCAATATTATTTACGACAAGAAAACACCCCTTACTTTCAATCGCTTTTCTCACAATCTCTTTGCGTAAAAGGCTATCAAACTGTTTTTTGACCTCTTGATTTACACTCTTTGCAAATTCTTCCGAATCTGTAATTAAAATAGCCTGAGCATTAGGATCATGTTCGCACTGAGCCAGCAAATCAGAGGCTATATATCTCGGATTTGCCTTTCTATCCGCTATTATTAAGACATCAGAAGGCCCCGCCAATGAGTCTATCCCAACAATAGGCGAAAGCTTGTGTTTTGCAAGTGTAACATAAATATTGCCGGGGCCTACTATTTTATCTACTTTTGGGATTGTGGCAGTACCGTAAGCTAAAGCCGCCACTGCTTGAGCCCCTCCCACCTGATAAATTTCTAAGACTCCTAATTCGTTTGCAGCGACAAGAACATGCGGATTTATCTTTGGAGGAGAGACCATCACAATCCTTTTAACTCCGGCTATTTGCGCAGGGATAACATTCATCATTACAGAAGAGGCATAAACAGCCCTCCCCCCGGGGACATAAACACCGACACTCGAAAGAGGGATATTCCTCATGCCAAAAAAAGAGCCGTCCGCGAATTTTCGCTTCCACTCTTTGGGTTCTTTCTGGTTTTCATGAAAGCTCCTTACATTTTTAACCAGTCTTTTAAAAGATTTTAAAAACGAAGGATCGATCTCTTTATAAGCAGCATTGATTATTATCTTTGAAACTTTTAAATCTGAAACAGCAAGATCAGTCTCTTTAGATTCTTCTCTCAGTTTAAGGTCAGTTTTTCCTGAAATATCCACTTGATCATATTCTTTTGTAAGTTCAATTAAAGCTTTATCCCCATCTCTCTTTACTCTATTTAAAATATCTTTAATAACAGAATCGGCACTGTAAGGCACAAAAAAACTCTCCTCAAGCCTTTTTAGATATTTTAAAATTTCATCGCTTTTTTCAAGGATTTTAAACATTTATAATCGATCCTTTTTTGATAAGAGATTTACTTGCAAGGACAGCCCCGTTAAGTTTGCAATCATCCTCAATTTTACAATCAAAACCTACTACGCAATTCGACATTTTCACATTTTTTCCGATATGCGCCCCCCTCCAGACAATGCACCTCTCTAGAGTAGAATGCTCGCCAATTTCAACCTTTTCGCCAATAACTGTATAATCTTTCAACGCAACTCCACTGTTTAATTTGACTCTGTCCCCAATCAAAACCGAACCAAAAATTTTAACCGCCTCACCAAAAGAGACATTCTCTCCCAGCCAATATCCTTCCTGATGTCTTGTTCCAAAAATACGAACGGAGACCTCCCCTCTTAAAATGTCTTCATGAGCACGAATATATTTTTCAGTATTACCAATATCCATCCAGTAACGATCCGACAAAAATCCATATATCGCAGCTCCCTCACAAAGGAGCTTAGGGAAAAGATCGTGCTCAAACATATATAATTTGTTTTTGGGAACATCATTAAAAATAGAAGGGGCTAAAACATATAAACCCGCGTTAATCTCTCTGCAATCAACGCCCTCAAGCATGCTCCAAGTCGGTTTTTCAATAAACTGCTTGATCTTTCTCTCTTTATCAGTTAGCACAAGACCATAGGCTGTAGGATCATCGACAGATGTCAATGTCAATGTAACTTTTGATTTCCTTGAAATATGAAAATCTAAAACCTTAGAAATATTTATATCTGTTAAAATATCCCCGTTAAAAACAACCAAAGGTTCATCCCCAAAAAATTCTTCAGCATTTTTAACCGCCCCAGCCGTTCCCAAAGGATCTTTTTCTACACAATAGTATAGTTTAACGCCATACTCCGAACCGTTGCCAAGGATATGCTTTATAGCCTCGGACATATAGTGCAAACTTAAAATAATATCAGTTATGCCATGCTGTTTAAAAAGTTCTATCTGATGAACAATAAAAGGCCTGTTTACAACAGAAACAATCGGTTTTGGCATATCATAAGTCAATGGTCTAAGTCTCGTGCCAAGCCCCCCCGCAATAATTACGGCTTTTGCCCTACTCATTCTGCATATCCTTTTTAAATGCAGAAATAACCTCAATAGGGGTCGGATCCACCCCTTCTAAAACGGCAGAGTAGACACTTAAAATGTCAATATAAAATATTAAAGATAAACTTTTTTCAATCTTTGATTTTCCCAAACTATCTATCTGTAAAATCGAGGAGTTTCCAAATTTATCTTTCCATAAACGCTCCACAGCATCAAGCCTCTTCTTGACTGGAAAAAGCTCATCGCCTCTTCTTAATAATATTGCGACAAATTTATTTTTCTCTGGCAAAATGGCAAAAATACTCCCTATTTCATTATGATTCATTTCCGGCAAGACGGAATAAATTGCCAGTTTTTTGCCGTTTTCATTAAATTGCCCCTTGAGCCTTAAGCCACATGCGGCCGTATACATACTTGAAGTACAAATTAAAGGGAGCTTTCCTTTAATCATTTTTGCTTGCCGCTTTGCAATATTATCCTTTTCTAAAACATCATGCCCAATACTCTCTTTAAGTTTAATTAAAATATCTATTGAGCTGTTAAGATTTTCTTTTTGCATAGGAATACAGCCTAAAAATTCAAAAAGTCTGACAAGAAAAACAAATATAAAATAAAAAGCCGCACGAGGAACAAAATCTTCCGGAAGAGATAAGAAAAGATACTTTTTCTTTTCTGCCAGTTCTTTTAATTTTCCGCCGCTGCTTACGCAAATGATTCTCATCCCTCTCTCTTCCGCAACCTTTAAAGATGCCAATGTCTCTTGTGTATTTCCGGAATAACTTATGGCAATAAAAAGATTTTTTTTATCAAGAAAGCCGGGAATATCATAACCGCGATTTATATATATCTTTTTGTCCGATTCTGAAGCAAACAGATCAAAAATAATATCTCCCGCAATAGCAGACCCACCCATGCCGGAGATCACAACCCCATCAAAAAACTCAAGATCTTTATCAACTCCAAAAAGTTGCGATGAGACGGAATTAATCGCAGAAGAAATCTGATTTGGCGCGTCTTCAATATTAAAGAGCATCCCGCTTTTATCTATCTTTTTTATATGTTTTAAATCATCAAGTAAAAGCATTATTTAAATAAGCCCTTTCAAAACTTTTACCGCCTTATCAAGCTGGAGGTCAGAGCCAGTCTCTTCGAGTAGTTTTAATTTTGCTTCCTCGGTTGGCAACTTAATCTCAACATCAGGAATAATCCCTTTTTTAGTAATATCTTTCCCGCTTGGCGTAAGATATTTTGCAATAGTTAAAAGAATAGCCGAATTATCCTGCAACATTCTGACGCTTTGAACAGAAGCCTTTCCAAAAGAGTTGGTTCCGACAATTGTAGCAATTTTATTGTCCTGCAAAGCGCCTGCCAAGATTTCCGAGGCCGATGCTGAAGACTCATCAATTAATACAACAATAGGATTTACCCAAATAACATCTCCCGTTGAATATTGAATTTCATTCATTCCATTCCTGTCTACAGTCTGAACAATAGCCCCCGAACGAATAAACATACTCCCTATTTCAATCGCATTTTCCAGAAGCCCGCCGCCATTCCCCCTTAAATCCAAAATCAACCCTTTTGCATTATCCTTTTTGACGCTATTAATTGCTTTTTTAAATTCAGCGGGAGCTCCCTGTTTTTCAAAAGTATTAAGTTTTATATAGGCTATATCATCTTGCATCATTTTAAACTCTACGCTTTTTATGAGAATTTCGCTTCTTTTTATCACAAAATCTTTTGGCTCATCAAATCCTTTACGCATCACAGAAAGTTTTACTCTTGTCCCCTTCTTCCCCCTTATTAGGGAAACAGCCTCCTCAAGCGCCATGTCTTTAGTAGGTTTATCATCAATTTTAACTATCAAATCCTTTGGTTTTAACCCCTTTTCTTCTGCCGGTGTTCCAGCTATAGGAGAGATGACAATTAATTGATGCTCTTTCATCCCTATATATATGCCTATTCCGCTATAACTCCCTTTCATCCTCATGCGCATTTCGGAATAAGCAGTTGGCTCTAAAAATCTTGAATAAGGATCATCTAAAGAAGTTAACATTCCACGAATAGCCCCATAAACTAATTTTGTGTTATCAACATCTTTCTCAACATATTGAGTTTTAATTACGCTGAGAACCTGAAGAAAAACTTCCAGTTTTTTCTCCAAATCATCGTTCGCCCTGCTTTTTCCGTATAAAAACCCAACAGAAAAAATAAAAATCGCCAAAATAATTACCGCAAAAAAACGTTTTGATTTCCCCTTCATTTTTTATATCTCCTTTTTATTTAGGGCAAAAAAACTCTTGGATTTTTTGGCTTGCCTTTAATTCTGACTTCAAAATGCAAATGAGGCCCTGTCGAATAACCGGTACTTCCAACCAATCCTATTATTTGTCCTTTTTTAACACGATCCCCAACTTTCATATACA from candidate division WOR-1 bacterium RIFOXYB2_FULL_36_35 encodes:
- a CDS encoding histidinol dehydrogenase — protein: MPYSADSVIKDILNRVKRDGDKALIELTKEYDQVDISGKTDLKLREESKETDLAVSDLKVSKIIINAAYKEIDPSFLKSFKRLVKNVRSFHENQKEPKEWKRKFADGSFFGMRNIPLSSVGVYVPGGRAVYASSVMMNVIPAQIAGVKRIVMVSPPKINPHVLVAANELGVLEIYQVGGAQAVAALAYGTATIPKVDKIVGPGNIYVTLAKHKLSPIVGIDSLAGPSDVLIIADRKANPRYIASDLLAQCEHDPNAQAILITDSEEFAKSVNQEVKKQFDSLLRKEIVRKAIESKGCFLVVNNIEDSIDIANRISPEHLELFISKPDKFLTGIKNSGAVFVGEFSPVAIGDYGAGPNHVLPTYTTARFSSPLGVYDFIKKQSVLKYSKRALAKIRDDVVMLAGVEGLDAHKKSVEIRLT
- a CDS encoding bifunctional phosphoglucose/phosphomannose isomerase, translated to MLLLDDLKHIKKIDKSGMLFNIEDAPNQISSAINSVSSQLFGVDKDLEFFDGVVISGMGGSAIAGDIIFDLFASESDKKIYINRGYDIPGFLDKKNLFIAISYSGNTQETLASLKVAEERGMRIICVSSGGKLKELAEKKKYLFLSLPEDFVPRAAFYFIFVFLVRLFEFLGCIPMQKENLNSSIDILIKLKESIGHDVLEKDNIAKRQAKMIKGKLPLICTSSMYTAACGLRLKGQFNENGKKLAIYSVLPEMNHNEIGSIFAILPEKNKFVAILLRRGDELFPVKKRLDAVERLWKDKFGNSSILQIDSLGKSKIEKSLSLIFYIDILSVYSAVLEGVDPTPIEVISAFKKDMQNE